From the Capnocytophaga sp. oral taxon 878 genome, the window AAGCAAACCATTACCGATTCACTTAACTCTCTTTTAGAAGAAGTAAAAGGCAAAAAAGAACAAAACTTAGTTGATACACTTGCTATACGTTCTATGGCAAAAGCCTCATATTCAACTAAAAATATAGGGCATTATGGCCTAGCTTTTGATTATTATACACATTTTACCTCACCTATACGCCGTTACCCCGATGTAATGGTACATAGGCTTTTACAACTGTATTTAGATAATGCTCCTTCACAAAATGAAGCCGAGTATGAAACAAAATGCAAACACTCATCACAGATGGAGAGTTTAGCAGCATCAGCCGAGCGTGATTCTATCAAGTATATGCAGGTAAAATATATGGAAGCCCATAAAAACCAGTATTTTGCTGGGGTTATATCAGGTGTTACCGAATGGGGCATTTATGTAGAACTCAATGAAAATAAGTGTGAAGGCTTAGTACGTGCTCGTGATTTAAAAGATGATTATTACACCTTTGATGAACAACAATACGCCTTGGTAGGGCAAGCTACAGGGCGTATGTACCAGTTAGGTGATGAGGTAACAGTACGTGTTAAAAACACCGATTTGATGAAAAAACAATTAGATTTTGAGCTTATTAGCACCGATGATTAATTATTGTAAATAGTTAATAACCAACAGAGTAGGGGAGAAGTATTAAAAACTTCTCCTCTTATTTTTTGTTAATAGTTGTTTTTTTATTACCTTTGCTGATTATAAAAAATATTTAGCTAAGATATATGTTTGCTGATATACTACTTGCTTTGCCATTGGGTTTGCTACTGGCTTTTACCATAGGTCCTGTATTCTTTGTATTGCTAGAAACAGCAATAACCAAGGGTTTCAGGGCAGCTGCTATTTTTGATGCAGGGGTAATATTAGCCGATGCTACTTTTATTGGCATAGTATATTTCACTACAAGTAGTATGCTTAGAGAAATTAAAGATGATCCTAAGCTATTTTTTGTGGGCGGACTTATAATGATAGCCTACGGACTTATTTCATTCATCAAGTTGAAGAAGGATTTTAGGAAGGTAATGGATAATAAGGAGAATGCCCACTTAGTAGTAGCTGAGAAGGTGAATTATCTAAGTCTGTTTATTAAAGGGTTTTTATTGAATTTTATCAATATAGGGGTATTGGGTTTTTGGCTTGGTATTATTATTGTTTTTGGTCCTAAGCTTGATATGAATGGTACCCGTATATTGTTATTTTTTACTTCTATATTGGTAGCCTATTTTGCTATTGATGTAATTAAAATACTGATAGCCAAGAGACTTAAGAACCGCTTAACAGCTTTCCACATATATAAAATTAAGCGAGGTATTAGTATAGTACTACTTATTTTTGGTATATTTTTGATATTACAAGCTTTCATACATTTAATTAATAGCAAATAAAAAAAAATAACAATTATCAATGAACAATTTTAACTGTTAATTGATAATTGTTATTTTTTTTGGTAGTGCTATTTGTTTTTATATTGTTGGTTAAGATATTCTAATACATCATTGGTAATATCTTTACTTTCACTTCCGTATAGTAGGTTACCGCTATCATTAGCGCCTATTATAAGGCTGTATCCTTTCTTCTTACCGTATTCACGTATATTTTTCTTCATTTTGGTAATAAGTGAATCTAGTTGTTTTTGGGTTTCGGCTTTTAGTTCTTGTTCTTCTTTGGTAAGTTTTTGTAGGAGTATTTCTCTTTTTTGGAATAAGCCATTGTATCTTTTTTTGCGAGTACTTTCAGGGAGGCTTTCGGCTTGCTTGTTAAAAGCCAATACTTCGGCTTGTAGTGCTTGTGATATACTATCGCGTTTTTTTTGGTAGTTGGTTACTTGTACATCAAGTTTTGCTTTGATGTCTATTTTTTCTTGATAGCCATTGATGAGTTTGGCATTATCTACATATCCTATTTTATCGGTACAGGCTGTAAGGCTGAGGGCAGTGATACTTGCGATGATGAGTTTTTTCATTTTTGAAAATCATTATTTTTATTCTGAGTGCAAAATTAGTAAAGTTTTGCGTATTAATAAAATTTTTCTGAGTTTTTGATTGTATAGTTATAATCTATACTTTTCATATAATTATATAAATTCTTCTTATTAAAAGTAACTTCATTACAGCCTTTTTTATAGCGTTTCTTTTAAAAGTAATATAAGAGTTCCAAGAGCATTGAGAAGTATCTTAAAAAGGTCTTATTTTAAGTTTTTAGTATTTTAACACTAAAAAAGCACCTATTTAGGTGCTTTTTTTGTTTTTAGTGTGTATGTTATGTGTGATATGTGAAATGGGTATGAGATTTATTATTTTCTTTTTAATATGTAGATATGTGATGAATATTCTTTTTTGCGCCAACCATAGTAATTGGAACGAATACCTGATAGGAATCCTTTTAGGAGGGAGGTTTTTCCGGTTTTGTATTTTTCGGAGAGCATACTTACATAAAAGGCATCAAAGAGCATAGGGTGGATGGCAAGGAGTTGGAAGTTTTGTTGGGAGAAAAGTTGCTTGATACTGTATTTAGAGAAATGCCATAGGTGACGTGGTACATCATAGGCTGCCCAATATTCTTTATAATGTTGTGCATCCCAAGAGAGATAGTTGGGTACTGCTATAATTACTATACCATCGGGGGTGAGGAGGTTACTGATGGTTTGTATTTGTGCAGTTACATCGGGGATGTGCTCAAGTACGTGCCACATTGTAATTACATTGTAGGAGTGGGGGAGGAGGTTGGTGGTATCGGGGTGGAGAATGAGTTGTTTTTCTTGGGCTTTGATACGTGCTTTTGTACTTGGCTCGATACCTGTGGCTTGCCAGTGTGCATGGTTTTGGCAAGCAAGTACAAAATCGCCGGTACCTGCTCCTATATCTAAAAGGTTGATGGATTCTTTTTTATATTTTTTAATGAGGTTTATTTTGTGTTGAAGGTTGTATTGTTTTACCCACTGGTAGAGTTTATCGGTGAGGGTTTTGTGACTATCGGTATGTGATATGTAGTTTTCACTTTCGTAGTAAGTGCTAAGGTTTTCGGGTACTGGAGTGGTGTGGTATAGTTGTAATTGTGGATTGTACTCGAGCTTAAAAGTTTCGTGTGATATGCTATAATCTGTTATATTCATAAGGTGATGTGTATTACTTATGTTCCACGTGGAACATTTTATGCTTTTATTTTTTACTTTTTGTATTCTCTTTTCGGAGGAATGCGTAGGGCTTACGGGTTTCTAAATACTTGAGGTTGTGATCATTAGTGTATGCTTCGCGTTCAAAACTGATATTGAGGTAGGCGGTGTATTTGTTTTTGTATTTGAGATAATTCAGTGCAAACTCGGTGAGGTACCACAGATAGAAAAAGATAATGAGTAGTTCGCGTTGTTGTGCCAGGTGTATGCGTTCGTGGTTGATAAAGTACGGGTCGGTAAGGAGGTTTTTGTTATTAGTGAATACAAAAGGGTAGAGGGTAATGCCGCTAAACCCTTTGGGTACTAAATATTTGTTATAGATAAAACATTTCATTGTTTTTGGCTTTTCAGGGGCAAAAATACAAAATTATTATTAAATAGCAAGGGGGTAGCAGTTAGGGGATAGGAGGCAGGGGATAGGAGTTAAAGGGTGGGAGTTAGGGGGTGAGAGGTGGGAGGTGTAATTGATTAATAGATTTCTGTGTGATTTGATAATAGTAATAAGAGATTTGTATTGAGATGGGTGTGAGGTGTGAGAGTGTATGCGGCTTGTATGGTGCTAAATGATGAGAAATAGGAGGTGTGTATTGGGGTGATTGGAAGCTGTTGGGATAGGGAGAAGTGGTATGTATTGGGGTCATTGGAAGGTGCTGAGATAGGGAGAAGTGGTGTGTTTTTGCATAATTGGAAGGTGCTTGGAGAGGAAAAAGTGGTGTGTATTGGGATAATTGGAAGCTGTGAAAAGTATAATTAAGGCTTTGTATTGAGATGGTTGCAAGGGGAAAAAGGAGGGTATGAGGGGTGTGAGTATAGGGGTTTTATTTCTAAATAATATATTGATAATTAGTTATTTATATACTTATTACTTTTTGTATTGCTTGTATAATGTTATGTGGATTTGGTAGTTTGAGAAAAATATTAGAACTTTGCATCGGATTAAATATTGACGTAAAATGTTCCACGTGGAACATTTTCTTCAAATATAAAAAATGTATATTATGAGAAAAGGATTATTTTTAACTTTGTTATGTGTACCTTTATTGGGGGTGGCACAAATGATTAACACCCCAGCAAGCAGACAAGAGAAGAAATTGGTGGGTGAGGTGAAATCGTATACTGAGCGTGTATATGATGTATTTAATGGGAATGTGCAACAGAAGCGGTTATCGACTACTAATGGGTATGATTTTGATGATTCGGGAAAAGTTTTGATGAACTTTATGCAGTATGGTGGGATAGAATTACGCTATGAATATAGCTATAATGACTTGGGTAAAATGCTTGAAGTTAAAACTTTTAGGGGGAGAAATGGAGTGGAATTGTATGAAAAAGGGGTGTATGAATATGATGATAAGGGGAGAATGATGAAGTACTCTGTATTGGTAACTGGGGTGGCTACTCCTGTTCAGACTTATGTTTTTAGCAAATGGGATGCTGCAGGTAATGCTGTGGAGGGTGAATTGACTACAAGTAGGGATAAGGTAAAGGTTTATCAGGAGTTTGATAAAGAGGGTAGGCGCACGCTGCTTAGGATGATTACTGAGGGTAATGAGGCTGCGCAAATGCGGCTTTCATTGCGTTATGACCGTGAGGGTAGGGTAGTGGAACGTACTATGGTAGAGGGGGTTACGACTCCTGATGTGCTTAAATATAAATATGATAAGAAGGGTGTGTGTGTGGGTGTGAATAATCAGAGGTTTGAGCATATTTTTGATAAACAGGGGAATTGGGTGTTGAGAAAAACTTATATTGATAGTAAAATAGTGGGTATTACGGAGAGGGAGATTACTTATTTTAGGTAGGAGTTAAGAGATAAGAGGTGAGGGGTAGGAGTTGGGAGGAGATAGGAATTAGGGGGTAGGAGTTAGAAGGAGGTAGGGGGAGATAGGGGTTAGTGGATAGGAGTTAGAGGGAGGTAGGAGATGGGGAGTAGATGTTTTATTAATAATAAGGACGGCTGTTAAGCGGAAATGCTTAATGGCTGTCTTTTTTTAGGGGTTAGGAGAGAGGAAATAGGGGATAGAAGAGGGGGAATAGGCTGAGAAGATAGGAGTTAGAGGATAGGAGTTAGAGGGTAGGGGATAGGGAATAGTGGTTGAGAAAAATGCGTAGAAAAGGGGAAAAGGGTGAGAATAATGTAAGGATTTTAGGATTTGGTTGCGAATAATGTAAAGAGAAAGATTGGGGGTGAAGGGTCTGATTATCAGGATGGTAATGTCTTTCCTTCGTTTATAGTTCGTTTATAGTTCGTTATAGGTTCGTTTAAAGTAGGTAAAAGATAAGAGATAAGAGGTAAGAGGGTGGGGATGTAATGGGGTGATTATCAGGGGAAAGGAGTTAGGAGATAGGGAATAGGGTGGGGGAGGGGATTTTTGCATTATTCGCAATTTAGGGGGTAGGAGTTAGGGGATAGGGGGTAGGGTTAGGGGAGAGCAGTTAGGGGATAGGGGTTAGATGGGGTGGGAATTAGGGGAGAGGAGGGAGGAAATAGGGGTTAGATTTTGGGTGATAGATGGGGAAGAGTGAATAAAGAGGGTAGTGGTGTTTTGGTTTTTCGGCGTAAAATTTTGATAGATGGGTGTTGGATTATTGAATTTGTTTTGTACTTTTGTGGGCTGAACTATGTAGAATTGAATTTTCGGAGTTTTTGAACTCTTTTAATCTGAAATATAAGAATGAATAAGACTGTTTTTACTGCTTTGCAAGCGAAACTGAAAGTGGGGAATAGGAGGGGGGTGCATTTGAATGCTATCCCTGCTTCGTCGCGTTATAAACTGGATATAGCGCGTTTATCGGCTATTTTTAAGAGTTTGCCGGAGCGTTTTATTTTGGATCTTACTACTCTTAGGAATGTGAAATTTAGTTTCTCGATTCATGATAGGCAGCTTACGGGTAAGGAAACGGCTGAGGAATTGGCTAAGAATGAGGATGCATTGGAGAAACTTGTGGGGAGTATTGAGACTCTTATTTTTCAGAATGAGGTGATTGTATCGGAAAAGGGGGTGAATACATTGGGGTTTGGTTTTCCTATTTTGTTGCGTCGTGATATGAGTGATGGGCAGCTTACGGCTGCGCCTATCTTGATTTGGACGGTAAAGATGAAGCCTACTACGCAGATGAATACGTGGGAGATAAGCCGTAATGAGGATGACCCGATTTATATTAATGAGGTGCTGGTGAACCACTTACAGACGGATTCGGGGATTGTGCTTAAACCTATTCCTGATGAGATGCTGGAGGATGGTAAGATTGATAAGCCTGAACTTTTTGCTTTGTGTAATGATTTGTTGGGGCAACTGAAGGTGAATCAGGATTTGGATTTCTTGCTGAATAACTATGCTGAGATTTTGCCGTTAAAGAGTAAGGCTGAATATGAGAAACTACTGCCTAACAAAGGAGATGCTTTGATAGAGAAGTGTGGTATTCTTTCTCTTTTTGAGGTGCAGAAGCAGAATATTATTAATGATTACGATACGCTGATTAATAGTTTTGAGGCAAAAGAATTTGGTGACAATGATGGATTTAATAGTTTTACATCGGTAGCTACAGACCCTTCGCAACAGTGTATTTTGGAGCAGCTGAAAAGGCAAAGGAAGATCTTGATACAGGGTCCGCCGGGGACGGGGAAGAGCCAGACGCTTACGGCTATTCTTATAAATGCTTTGCAGAATAGGCAAAAGACGCTGGTGGTGTGTGAGAAGCAGACGGCTTTGGAGGTGTTATATAATGCTTTGCAACAGAAGGGCTTGGGCAAGTATTGTACTATGATTAAGGATGCGATAGCTGATAGGCGTTTTATTGTAGAGGCTGTGCGCAATACTATTGATGCTGTTGATTTTAGGAAAGAGGAGGAGGCTTATCCGGAGAAGGTACTTGCTACGCAGATAGAGGCTATGCAGGGGTATAAAGACCAAATTAATGCTATTCATCACAAGATGAATACGCCTTTGGTGGGGGGTAGTACGTGGATGGATGTAGTAGGGGCACTAATGGCATACGAGGGAGAGGCTGAGGAGGTGAATGTATCGGCTTTGAGTTTTAGTTTTGATGAGGAGGAATGGGGGCAGCTGTTGCCTTTGTGGGAGCAAGGGGAACGGTTATGGAATGCTTTTAAGCCGTATTATAAAGGGTTTTTGTTTCGACCAGAAAAATTGGTAGCAGATAACTTATATAATACGCAACAAACTGTGGCAGAAATATTTAAAAGATATAAACAACAGTGGGATGCGATAGAGAAAGCGGTAATGGCTTACCAACAGAGTTATGAGCAGGTGCGCAAGAATGAGTTTGCACAGCAGCTTAATAGCCTTGGTGCGATTATGAATGAGTATGAATTGCTTACGGCTACCCTTAGTCCGGTGGATGATGTGTTCCACGCTGAACGTACTAATAGTTTTTTTTATAGGCTTTCGGCACTTTTTTCGGGTAGTAAGAAGAAGGTTTTGCGTATTAGGAAGCGTTTGGAGGAGCTGAGTACAGAGATAAAGGCTATTAGCTTGCATCGGAATTTTGGATTGATAAATATTACGGCTGACTTATGGGCTAATAAAGCAGAAATAGCGCAATATAGCAGTGTTATAGCACAATCGCAAGCGGATTTCAATAGTAAAGTGTCGGCTGATTTTCAATCACTTGACTTGCTAAATTATATTCCGCCGCAATATACTACTGCTGAACTGACAGCTGTGGTGAGTGCTGTTAAGGCTTTTATTGGGCAGCAGCGTACTGATGGCTGGCTACAGGAACCTTTTGGTGGGCAGAGTTTTGCAGAGCTTTCGGCTTTTGCAACTGAGCTTTTTGCTACTTATGAGGGTTATTTGCAGGAGGGAGGTAAGGGCTTGGAGGCTGCTTATGGGTGGTATGCTTGGCAGTTGAAGTTAAATACTTTTCAGCAACAATGTGTATTGGCATTACAAGGAGTAACGCACTGGGAGGCTTCGTTCCTGACGGCTTACTACAAGCTTTTGCTGCGGCATAATGCTGATGATACGATGAATTTTAGTGTACATCATTATGCTGATTTCCAGAAACTTATTAAGACATTTGCTTCTACCCAACAGTTGTATATTGAGGGATATTGGAATGGAGAGCAGCGCAAAGCGGTAAAGGCTTTTGAAGAGAGAAATAAAGAGCTTACAGTAGCGAACTTGTACAATAAGCGCAAGAGTGAGAAGCATAACCGCTTGCCTTTGCGGCAGATAGCAATGACTGATACTGACCTTTTTACGACCTTTTTCCCGATAGTGCTTACTACTCCTGATGCTTGTTGTAATCTTTTTGAGGGTAAGAACTTTTATTTTGATAATGTTGTATTTGATGAGGCGAGTCAGTTAAAATTGGAGGATAATCTTCCTGCGATGTTGAAAGGTAAAACAATAGTAGTGGCAGGAGATGAGCACCAGATGCCGCCTTCTAATTATTTTAGTAAAGTATTTGAAGGAAATGTAGATGATGAGGATGAAGAACTTGCTGAAGATGAAGTGATAAGCTATAAAGATGCAATGCTGAATATAGAGTCATTATTGGATTATGCTCTTGAATATCAGTTTAGTAAGAACCATTTAGATTTTCATTACCGCTCACGACATCCTTACCTTATAGACTTTTCTAATCATGCATTTTATAATTCGCGCTTGCGCCCATTGCCTACTACCCAACAGTATACGCCTATAGAGTTCAGGCAAATAGATGGTGTATTTGAAGAACATATAAACAAAGAAGAAGCTGATGAGGTACTAAAGGTATTGGAAGGTATTGAGATGCGTGCTGATGGTAGTTACCCATCGGTAGGTATAGCTACTTTTAACATTACCCAACGCAATTACATACGCAAACAGTTATTGCTGAAACAGAATAGTGATATGGCATTTGGTGAGAAGCTGGCTGCGCTGGAAAGTGCGGGGCTTTTTATCAAGAATTTGGAGAATATACAGGGTGATGAGCGTGATATTATTATCCTTTCGGTTACTTATGGCAAGAAGAAAAGCGGCAAGTTCGTACAGAGTTTTGGTCCGCTGAATCATACTAAGGGTTATAAACTACTAAATGTGATTATTACGCGTGCTAAGGAGAAAATATATGTGTGTAATTCTATTCCTGTGGAGGTATTCGAGGCTTATAAGGAAGCGTTGGCAGCTGAGGGAGCTAATAACCGCAGGGCAGTGTTATATGCTTATTTGTCATACTGCCGTGCAGTAAGTAGAGGTAATGATGCTGCAAGATTGGAAATTTTAGCAGAATTAGACCGATATGGGCACAAACAGAATGAAGGTGGTACTTCGCATCATAACTTATTTAAAGAGCAGCTTTTTGCCCAGTTAAAAGCACAACACCCTGATAAGGATATTTTCCTTGATTATCATTTTGGTGGATATACTATTGATATACTACTAAAACCCAGTACAGGTACGCCTATTGCTATTGAATGCTTGAGCAAGCCTTTGTACAAGGGTGATTTGGCTTATTTGGAAGATTTGCATAAAGAGAAGATACTTAGGAGTGCTGGTTTTGATTATCAGCGTAAATTTGCTAATTGGCAGATTAGAGGGTAGGAACTAAGTTTCACTATACAACAAAGTTATTTTTCCTAAAACTGATTATAGCTAAATAAAAAAGGCTGCTAAGTACAAAACTTAGCAGCCTTTTTTATTGTATATTGTTATTCTTACAACTCCATTATAACCCTATTTAGGGCAGCAATAGTCTTATCCAAATCAGCATAAGTCAAAGCATCATTTAAGAAATAGCTTTCAAAAGCACTAGGAGGCAAGTAAACCCCCTCACGTAGCATTCCATGAAAATACTTCCTAAAGCGCACTACATCACTCTTAGCCGATGAAGCAAAGTCCGTAACAGGTGCTTCTGTAAAGAAGAGCGTAAACATCGAGCCAAAACTATTTATCTGGTAAGGAATACCCGCACGTTTTAACACCTTGTCAAACCCTTCATGCAAGTAAGCTGTCTTTTGTGCCAAACTATCAAATACCTCTGGCTGCTCATTCAGGGCAGTAAGCATAGCCAATCCCGCACTCATTGCCAAAGGATTACCACTAAGGGTACCTGCTTGGTACACAGGCCCTTCAGGAGCAAGATAGCTCATCACCTCTTTACTACCCGCAAAAGCCCCTACCGGTAGCCCACCACCTATTACCTTCCCAAAGGTAACAATATCAGCCTTAATGCCAAACACCTCTTGCGCACCTCCCTTAGCCAAACGGAAACCAGTCATTACCTCATCAAATATCAGCAAAGCCCCATTGGCAGTACACAGCTCTCGCAAGCCTTCCAAGAAGCCTTCCGCAGGAGGCACACAGCCCATATTACCGGCCACAGGTTCTATAATCACACCCGCTATTTGGTTAGGGTTAGCTTCAAACAGTCTCTTTACCGATGCCAAATCATTATAATTCGCCAAAAGCGTATCTTTAGCTGTACCCTGTGTCACTCCAGGGCTATTAGGACTTCCAAAAGTAGCTCCTCCACTCCCTGCTTCAATAAGAAAAGCATCCGAGTGTCCGTGGTAGCAACCCGAAAATTTAATTATCTTTTCCCTACCAGTATACCCTCTAGCCAATCGCACTGCACTCATACAAGCCTCAGTACCACTGTTCACAAAGCGTATCTTATCTATATTAGGTACCATCGATACTGCCAATTCAGCTATCTGCACCTCCACCTCAGTAGGAATACCAAATGAAGTTCCTTTCTGCGCACGCTCCGTTACAGCATCTATTACAGGAGCGTATGCGTGCCCTAAAATAAGCGGACCCCAAGAGGCTATATAGTCAATATATTTACGATTATCCTCATCAGTAAGATAAGCCCCTTTAGCTTCTTTTATGAAAATAGGATGCCCACCTACGGCATTAAAAGCACGTACGGGCGAATTCACTCCTCCTGGGAGTACTTGTTGCGCTGCAGCAAATAGCTCGCTACTTCTTTTGTAAATCATAGTAGTTCCTCCTCTTATCTGTTATTTTAGTTGAATGTCAAATTGGGTCAAATCCTTAAACTGTTGCAAGCGGCGGTAAAGTTCCTCTTTATTAAGATTTAACAAGCGCTCTGCACCAAATTTCTCTATGCAAAATGAAGCTATGTTTGATCCGTGAACAATAGCATTCTTAAGATTTTCAAATGAATAATCTGCCGTTTTAGCAAGATATCCTACCATACCCCCCGCAAAGGCATCTCCCGCTCCTGTAGGGTCAAACACCTCAGCAAGAGGCAATGCAGGCGCATAAAATACCTTATCCTTATGAAACAACAGCGCTCCGTGTTCTCCTTTCTTAATCACTACATACTTCACCCCCATCCCTATGATACGTTGGGCTGCCTTTACCAGTGAGTATTCACCCGTAAGCTGCCGCGCTTCTTCATCATTGATAGTCAGTACATCTACCTTAGCTATCATTTCCTGAAGCAGCTCCCACGTATGGTTCATCCAGTAATTCATAGTATCCATCACCACCAGCTTAGGCCTACTGCTCATTTGTTGTAGCACATCCATTTGCAAGTTAGGGTGAAGGTTGCCCAATAGTAACACCTCAGCATCGCGAAAATCCTCTGGCACTACAGGGTTAAAGTTAGTAATCACATTCAGTTGTGTATCAAGCGTATCCCGCTGGTTCATATCATTATGATATTTCCCACTCCAAAAAAGGGTTTTACCCCCCTCCACCACCTCAATACCCTCAGTGCGGATACCTCGTTGGCTCAATAAGTTTAGGTAAGATTTAGGATAATCACTCCCTACAATTGAAAGCACAGCTTGAGGTACCTCAAACTGCGAAGCAGCAAGGGCTATATAATTAGCCGAGCCGCCCATAATAACATCCGTCTTCCCAAAGGGGGTTTCTATTTGGTCGAAGGCAATGCTTCCCAATATTAATAACTTGCTCATCTTTTGTCTTTAGGGCTGAAGTTTCAGGTTTCAGGCTGCAAAAGTACAAAATAATTTCCAAATCACAAGCCTATCATTCGTCTTTACTCTTTCTCCCCTTCCCTGCCGCTCTCCTTACCCACCCCTCACCCATCTATCCTCCCCTCCCCATCTATCCCCTATCTCCTAACTCCTACCCCCTAAATTACGAATAATGCAAAAATCCCCATCCCCTCCCTATTCCCTATCTCCTAACTCCTTTCCACTAATAATCAACCCATTACATCCCCACCCTCTTACCTCTTATCTCTTATCTTTTACCTACTTTAAACGAACCTATAACGAAGGATAAACGAACTATAAACGAAGGATAAACATTACCACCCTGATAATCAGACCCTTCACCCCCAACCCCTCCCTTTGCATTATCCGCAACCAAATCCCCCAAACCCTACATTATTCTCACCCTTTTCCTATTTTCTCCTCATTTTTCTCAACCACTATTCCCTATCCCCTATCCTCTAACTCCTAACTTCTCCTGCCCCCTAACTCCCAAAAAAAGGACAGCCGTCAAGCATCTCCACTTAACAGCTGTCCTTATTATCAATAAAACATCTACCCTCTATCTCCTAACTCCTACCCCCTAACTCCTAACTCCTATCCCCTAACTCCTAACTCCTATCCCCTAATCTCTATGCACCTGCACTTGTGGGAAAGGAATCTCAATACCCGCAGCATCAAACCCCTTCTTAATAGCCTCCAAACTCCTAAAATAACACTCCCCACGATCACTATTAAGACACCAATAGCGCAATGAAATATTCACCGAACTATCCGCCAGCTCCTCCACATACACCACAGGAGCAGGCTCCGCCAGTGCCTTAGGCTCATTCCTTGCCACCTCCAGCAGTATATCACGTGCCTTCTCAATGCTCGAGTTGTATCCTATACCCACAAGCAAATGCACACGCCGCTTCTCCTCTCGGCTATAGTTAATAATACTATTACTGAAAAGTTGCGTATTCGGGATAATAGCCTCCTCATTATCAGGCTTGTTCAGCACAGTAGCAAATAAGCCAATGTTCTTCACCGTTCCCTTTTGCCCATTACCCTCAATAGTATCACCTACCTTAAAAGGCTTAAACACCAGTATCATTATACCACTCGCAAAGTTTGATAACGATCCCTGTAACGCCAAGCCCACCGCCACAAAGGCACTGGTAAGTATAGCAATAAACTGCGTCGCAGGCAAGCCTATTATTTGCACTATCATCAAGAACAGCGCAATGTAAAGCACCCAGCGCACCACTTGCAGTAAGAAGTTACGCATCGCAAGGTCTACCTCACGGCGCTCCATAATGCGCTTCAAGAATCTGATAATAAACCGAATAATATACTTCCCTGCAAAATACAGCGCTATAGCCCCCACAAGGGTAGGTATAAAATTCAGCAATCCTGTTACCCAATCGTTAAACAGCTTTTCAATGTTTGGTTTACTTATTTCGTTCATTATAATTTGTTTTTTTAAAGCCGCAAAAGTACAAATAATTAGCCAATTAAGCAGCGTATTTCCCTTTTTTCCATATTTCTATTGAGTTGATAATATTCTGCCAAAGTATATAAC encodes:
- a CDS encoding OmpH family outer membrane protein, with translation MKKLIIASITALSLTACTDKIGYVDNAKLINGYQEKIDIKAKLDVQVTNYQKKRDSISQALQAEVLAFNKQAESLPESTRKKRYNGLFQKREILLQKLTKEEQELKAETQKQLDSLITKMKKNIREYGKKKGYSLIIGANDSGNLLYGSESKDITNDVLEYLNQQYKNK
- a CDS encoding LysE family translocator, whose amino-acid sequence is MFADILLALPLGLLLAFTIGPVFFVLLETAITKGFRAAAIFDAGVILADATFIGIVYFTTSSMLREIKDDPKLFFVGGLIMIAYGLISFIKLKKDFRKVMDNKENAHLVVAEKVNYLSLFIKGFLLNFINIGVLGFWLGIIIVFGPKLDMNGTRILLFFTSILVAYFAIDVIKILIAKRLKNRLTAFHIYKIKRGISIVLLIFGIFLILQAFIHLINSK
- a CDS encoding class I SAM-dependent methyltransferase, giving the protein MNITDYSISHETFKLEYNPQLQLYHTTPVPENLSTYYESENYISHTDSHKTLTDKLYQWVKQYNLQHKINLIKKYKKESINLLDIGAGTGDFVLACQNHAHWQATGIEPSTKARIKAQEKQLILHPDTTNLLPHSYNVITMWHVLEHIPDVTAQIQTISNLLTPDGIVIIAVPNYLSWDAQHYKEYWAAYDVPRHLWHFSKYSIKQLFSQQNFQLLAIHPMLFDAFYVSMLSEKYKTGKTSLLKGFLSGIRSNYYGWRKKEYSSHIYILKRK
- a CDS encoding ATP-binding protein translates to MNKTVFTALQAKLKVGNRRGVHLNAIPASSRYKLDIARLSAIFKSLPERFILDLTTLRNVKFSFSIHDRQLTGKETAEELAKNEDALEKLVGSIETLIFQNEVIVSEKGVNTLGFGFPILLRRDMSDGQLTAAPILIWTVKMKPTTQMNTWEISRNEDDPIYINEVLVNHLQTDSGIVLKPIPDEMLEDGKIDKPELFALCNDLLGQLKVNQDLDFLLNNYAEILPLKSKAEYEKLLPNKGDALIEKCGILSLFEVQKQNIINDYDTLINSFEAKEFGDNDGFNSFTSVATDPSQQCILEQLKRQRKILIQGPPGTGKSQTLTAILINALQNRQKTLVVCEKQTALEVLYNALQQKGLGKYCTMIKDAIADRRFIVEAVRNTIDAVDFRKEEEAYPEKVLATQIEAMQGYKDQINAIHHKMNTPLVGGSTWMDVVGALMAYEGEAEEVNVSALSFSFDEEEWGQLLPLWEQGERLWNAFKPYYKGFLFRPEKLVADNLYNTQQTVAEIFKRYKQQWDAIEKAVMAYQQSYEQVRKNEFAQQLNSLGAIMNEYELLTATLSPVDDVFHAERTNSFFYRLSALFSGSKKKVLRIRKRLEELSTEIKAISLHRNFGLINITADLWANKAEIAQYSSVIAQSQADFNSKVSADFQSLDLLNYIPPQYTTAELTAVVSAVKAFIGQQRTDGWLQEPFGGQSFAELSAFATELFATYEGYLQEGGKGLEAAYGWYAWQLKLNTFQQQCVLALQGVTHWEASFLTAYYKLLLRHNADDTMNFSVHHYADFQKLIKTFASTQQLYIEGYWNGEQRKAVKAFEERNKELTVANLYNKRKSEKHNRLPLRQIAMTDTDLFTTFFPIVLTTPDACCNLFEGKNFYFDNVVFDEASQLKLEDNLPAMLKGKTIVVAGDEHQMPPSNYFSKVFEGNVDDEDEELAEDEVISYKDAMLNIESLLDYALEYQFSKNHLDFHYRSRHPYLIDFSNHAFYNSRLRPLPTTQQYTPIEFRQIDGVFEEHINKEEADEVLKVLEGIEMRADGSYPSVGIATFNITQRNYIRKQLLLKQNSDMAFGEKLAALESAGLFIKNLENIQGDERDIIILSVTYGKKKSGKFVQSFGPLNHTKGYKLLNVIITRAKEKIYVCNSIPVEVFEAYKEALAAEGANNRRAVLYAYLSYCRAVSRGNDAARLEILAELDRYGHKQNEGGTSHHNLFKEQLFAQLKAQHPDKDIFLDYHFGGYTIDILLKPSTGTPIAIECLSKPLYKGDLAYLEDLHKEKILRSAGFDYQRKFANWQIRG